The Thiogranum longum genome includes a region encoding these proteins:
- a CDS encoding flagellar basal body P-ring protein FlgI, producing MNMHRMILIVVLTLLSGSVFAERIKDLTHIAGVRTNQLVGYGLVVGLDGSGDQTSQTPFTVQSLQNMLQQFGIILPPGTNAQLKNVAAVAVHANLPAFAKVGQTIDITVSSIGNAKSLRGGTLLMMPLKGADGRVYAMAQGDLLVSGLNASGSDGSSVTVNIPSVGSIPNGATVERVVQNPFLSGDSITLNLNRSDFTTANRLARAINETVGPGIAQPLDAVSIKVSAPGDPAQRVAFASMVENIIVQPGKAAARVIINSRTGTVVIGEKVRILPAAISHGSLVVTISQALQVSQPPALSGGSTAVTANSDVDVQMEGDRMFLLNTGITLQDVVDAVNRVGATPADLVSILQALKGAGALRAELIVI from the coding sequence ATGAATATGCACAGAATGATTTTGATCGTTGTCCTGACACTCCTGTCTGGCAGTGTGTTTGCCGAGCGTATCAAGGACCTTACTCATATTGCCGGTGTGCGTACTAACCAGCTGGTGGGTTATGGCCTGGTTGTCGGCCTGGATGGCAGTGGTGACCAGACCAGCCAGACACCTTTTACGGTTCAGAGCCTGCAGAACATGCTGCAGCAATTCGGCATCATACTGCCGCCGGGTACCAATGCACAGTTGAAGAATGTTGCAGCGGTTGCAGTACACGCAAACCTGCCTGCCTTTGCGAAGGTAGGACAGACAATCGATATTACGGTATCTTCTATCGGTAATGCCAAGAGCCTGCGTGGCGGCACCTTGTTGATGATGCCGCTAAAGGGTGCCGACGGGCGGGTATACGCCATGGCACAGGGGGATCTGCTGGTGAGTGGTCTCAACGCTTCCGGCAGTGACGGATCCAGTGTTACCGTGAATATTCCCAGTGTTGGCAGTATACCCAACGGGGCCACCGTGGAACGAGTGGTGCAGAATCCGTTCCTCAGTGGTGATTCCATCACACTTAACCTGAATCGATCCGACTTTACTACCGCAAACCGCCTTGCCCGCGCCATTAATGAAACCGTAGGTCCGGGGATTGCTCAACCACTCGATGCCGTGTCGATAAAAGTCAGTGCCCCAGGTGACCCCGCACAGCGTGTTGCTTTTGCATCAATGGTGGAGAATATTATTGTTCAGCCGGGCAAGGCTGCTGCCAGGGTGATTATCAATTCACGTACCGGCACGGTTGTCATCGGTGAAAAGGTCCGCATCCTTCCCGCAGCGATTTCTCACGGCTCACTTGTAGTGACCATCAGCCAGGCCCTTCAGGTCAGCCAACCGCCTGCCTTGTCGGGAGGATCGACTGCCGTTACTGCAAACAGTGATGTTGATGTGCAGATGGAAGGCGATCGTATGTTCCTTCTGAATACCGGTATTACACTACAGGATGTAGTCGACGCGGTGAACCGTGTTGGCGCCACACCGGCCGACCTGGTATCTATCCTGCAGGCCCTGAAGGGCGCCGGCGCATTGCGCGCCGAACTGATCGTGATATAG
- the flgH gene encoding flagellar basal body L-ring protein FlgH produces MTSSQNPRKRQLVLLPLLVLLVLGGCATAPSPRDSYRPTPPQTYTSQESTDGSIYQASRDVRLFEDVKARHVGDIITVVLQESTSASKSAKASTDKTQETAIASPTILGATPTFNVPGLIPLDSNRNNTLAANLSSSNAFEGEGDASQSNSLTGNITVTIANVLPNGNLVIRGEKWLTLNKGEEFIQISGIVRPQDISTQNTVQSTLIGDARITYSGKGFLADSNEMGWLAKFFNSPIWPF; encoded by the coding sequence ATGACATCTTCACAAAATCCGCGAAAGCGTCAGTTGGTTCTGTTGCCATTGCTGGTACTCCTGGTTCTGGGAGGGTGTGCGACTGCACCATCACCACGGGACAGCTACCGCCCGACGCCGCCACAGACATATACCAGTCAGGAAAGTACCGATGGTTCGATATACCAGGCATCTCGTGATGTCCGCCTGTTTGAAGATGTAAAGGCTCGTCATGTGGGCGATATCATCACAGTTGTTTTGCAGGAGAGTACTTCGGCATCCAAATCCGCCAAGGCTTCAACAGACAAAACACAGGAAACGGCCATAGCAAGTCCGACGATCCTCGGTGCTACGCCGACGTTTAATGTGCCGGGCCTGATTCCACTGGACAGCAACCGAAACAACACACTGGCGGCAAACCTGAGTTCCTCGAATGCGTTTGAGGGTGAGGGTGATGCAAGCCAGAGCAATAGTCTGACGGGTAACATAACCGTCACTATCGCTAATGTCCTTCCCAACGGTAACCTGGTGATTCGCGGCGAAAAGTGGCTGACCCTGAACAAGGGTGAAGAATTTATCCAGATTTCCGGCATCGTGCGCCCGCAGGACATCAGTACCCAGAACACGGTGCAGTCTACCCTGATTGGTGATGCGCGGATTACCTATAGTGGCAAGGGGTTCCTTGCCGATTCCAATGAAATGGGCTGGTTGGCAAAGTTCTTCAACAGCCCGATCTGGCCTTTCTGA
- the flgG gene encoding flagellar basal-body rod protein FlgG, with product MNKALWVAKTGLEAQQTRMSVISNNLANVNTTGFKRDRAMFEDMLYQNVRQVGALSSQNSRLPTGLQIGTGVRTVATEKIHTLGNIVQTSNSLDVAIQGRGFFQILQPDGNIAYSRDGSFKLDETGQLVNSSGLVLQPAITIPGNATSVTVGSDGVVSALTPGSATPTQLGSIQLADFINPTGLQAAGQNLFLETASSGSPTTGTPGLNGIGSVVQGALETSNVNVVEELVNMIETQRAYEMNSKAIQTTDSMLQYVTNNL from the coding sequence ATGAACAAGGCATTATGGGTCGCAAAGACCGGACTGGAAGCACAACAGACACGCATGAGCGTGATTTCCAATAACCTGGCGAACGTCAACACCACCGGCTTCAAGCGGGATCGGGCGATGTTCGAGGATATGCTATACCAGAATGTACGCCAGGTTGGTGCACTTTCCTCACAGAACAGCCGCTTGCCTACCGGTCTGCAGATAGGGACCGGTGTGCGTACTGTCGCAACAGAGAAAATTCACACACTGGGTAATATCGTACAGACCAGCAACAGTCTCGATGTTGCAATCCAGGGGCGAGGATTTTTCCAGATCCTCCAGCCTGACGGTAACATTGCCTACAGCCGGGATGGTTCCTTCAAGCTGGATGAGACCGGGCAGCTGGTTAACTCAAGCGGTCTTGTCCTGCAGCCGGCAATTACAATTCCAGGCAATGCTACCAGCGTTACCGTCGGTTCCGATGGAGTTGTTTCGGCACTGACACCCGGCAGCGCCACGCCGACACAGCTTGGCAGTATCCAGCTGGCTGACTTTATCAATCCGACAGGCTTGCAGGCTGCAGGTCAGAACCTTTTCCTTGAAACCGCTTCCAGTGGATCGCCTACGACCGGGACACCTGGATTGAACGGTATCGGGTCAGTGGTGCAGGGTGCTCTCGAGACATCCAATGTCAATGTGGTGGAGGAGCTGGTGAATATGATCGAAACACAGCGTGCCTATGAAATGAATTCAAAGGCGATCCAGACGACTGATAGCATGTTGCAATATGTGACGAATAACCTCTGA
- a CDS encoding flagellar basal body rod protein FlgF, whose product MDRVVFVAASGAKQLLGRQTISSNNLANANTVGFQADMTAFRTRMVQGAGFDTRAFALDQSVGVSGAKGTTQITGRPLDVAVNGNGWVAVQAPDGSEAYTRGGSLRVNINGQLTTAAGHPVLGTAGPVLIPEYENLEIGSDGTISVKPIGQQPSTLAEVSRIKVVSPPHADLVKGEDGLLRMRDGSTAPPSTDVTLISGSLENSNVNSVEAMTDMISMARQYEMSVKIMSTAKEMDEKATQLLNMG is encoded by the coding sequence ATGGATCGCGTCGTATTTGTTGCCGCCAGTGGAGCCAAGCAGTTACTTGGACGGCAGACGATCAGCAGCAACAATCTGGCCAATGCCAATACCGTCGGTTTCCAGGCTGATATGACGGCTTTCCGTACCCGCATGGTGCAGGGTGCAGGTTTTGATACCCGTGCCTTTGCCCTCGACCAGAGTGTTGGTGTCAGTGGCGCAAAGGGTACAACGCAGATTACCGGCCGCCCCCTCGATGTTGCTGTGAATGGCAACGGATGGGTTGCTGTACAGGCGCCGGATGGTAGTGAGGCCTATACACGCGGTGGCAGTTTGCGCGTCAATATCAACGGCCAGCTGACGACGGCTGCAGGGCACCCGGTGCTGGGAACTGCAGGTCCGGTGCTTATTCCCGAGTATGAAAATCTTGAAATCGGCAGTGACGGAACTATCAGTGTAAAACCGATTGGTCAGCAGCCTTCCACACTGGCCGAGGTGTCGCGTATCAAGGTGGTTTCGCCACCCCACGCTGACCTGGTCAAGGGTGAAGATGGTTTGCTGCGTATGCGTGATGGCAGCACGGCACCACCGAGTACAGATGTCACCCTGATAAGCGGGTCACTGGAAAACAGTAATGTGAACAGTGTGGAAGCCATGACAGACATGATCAGCATGGCCAGGCAATATGAAATGTCGGTAAAGATCATGTCGACAGCCAAGGAAATGGACGAAAAGGCAACCCAGCTGCTGAATATGGGTTAG
- the flgE gene encoding flagellar hook protein FlgE encodes MPFRTALSGLNAASSELRIIGNNVANAGTTGFKESRAEFADIFATSNLGVASNAIGTGVRVSSVSQQFTQGNIGFTDNNLDLAISGQGFLIMNDNGINNYTRAGALGVDRDGFVVNNQQQQLTIFQADNSGNITGATGPLQLDRSDIAPAATTAIDVQANLDASAVAPTAPFDPTNASSYNNSTSLTVFDSLGSPHLNTMYFRKTADNTWDAFQFVDGAQVNAGAPAGETINFDSTGAITSGSPTSMTFTPSGGAAAMTVNVDYNNTSQFGSPFSVNALVQDGFATGRLSGIDISDTGIITSRFTNGQSRTLGQIAIATFNNPQGLRQLGDTSWAETFDSGAPLVGGPGAGSAGLIESGALEGSNVDLTEELVNMITAQRNFQANAQVITTADTITQTIINIR; translated from the coding sequence ATGCCGTTTCGTACAGCACTAAGTGGTTTAAACGCAGCATCCTCGGAGTTACGCATTATTGGTAACAACGTTGCCAATGCCGGCACAACAGGCTTCAAGGAATCGCGTGCCGAATTTGCGGATATTTTTGCAACCTCGAACCTGGGCGTTGCATCCAACGCGATTGGCACCGGTGTCAGGGTGTCTTCGGTTTCACAGCAGTTTACCCAGGGCAACATCGGTTTCACCGACAATAACCTGGACCTGGCAATCAGTGGTCAGGGCTTCCTGATCATGAACGATAACGGCATTAACAATTACACACGTGCCGGCGCACTGGGCGTTGACCGTGATGGCTTTGTCGTCAATAACCAGCAGCAGCAATTGACAATCTTCCAGGCTGATAACAGCGGAAATATTACCGGTGCCACCGGACCGTTGCAGCTGGATCGCTCGGATATCGCCCCGGCAGCAACCACCGCGATCGATGTGCAGGCCAACCTGGATGCTTCCGCAGTCGCACCGACGGCGCCCTTTGATCCGACCAATGCAAGCTCCTACAACAACTCGACGTCATTGACGGTTTTCGACAGCCTGGGTTCGCCGCACCTCAATACCATGTACTTCCGCAAGACAGCGGACAACACCTGGGATGCCTTCCAGTTTGTTGACGGTGCTCAGGTGAATGCTGGTGCGCCAGCCGGTGAAACTATTAATTTTGATTCAACAGGTGCTATTACAAGCGGCTCCCCGACCAGCATGACATTTACGCCTTCCGGCGGTGCTGCAGCTATGACAGTGAATGTTGATTACAACAACACTTCCCAGTTTGGCAGTCCTTTCAGTGTTAATGCACTGGTGCAGGATGGCTTCGCAACCGGGCGCCTGAGCGGTATCGATATCAGTGATACCGGAATCATTACCTCGCGCTTCACCAATGGGCAGTCACGTACACTGGGTCAGATTGCAATAGCAACCTTCAATAATCCGCAGGGTCTGCGTCAGCTGGGTGATACCAGTTGGGCGGAAACTTTCGACTCCGGTGCACCACTGGTCGGTGGTCCGGGTGCCGGTTCCGCCGGACTCATCGAGTCCGGTGCCCTGGAAGGTTCTAACGTGGATCTCACCGAGGAACTGGTCAACATGATAACCGCACAGCGTAATTTCCAGGCCAATGCCCAGGTCATTACCACTGCGGACACCATCACCCAGACTATCATCAATATCCGTTAA
- a CDS encoding flagellar hook assembly protein FlgD produces the protein MIDSQNGIPGVEFRSVQDLNKESTRKELGQEEFLKLMTTQLQNQDPFKPMENGDFLAQIAQFSTVEGIGNLNTGFEELSSSLVSNQALQASNLIGRSVLAPTGVASLDQGGTIRGTAQIPAASSDVTVSVFDQAGQVVRRINLGSQAAGDVEFQWDGLRDDGQYATPGNYFVSAEASVDGRNEAVETLLASEVRSVTLSNSGGLLLDLDGIGSMDFNEVRQIL, from the coding sequence ATGATTGATTCACAGAATGGAATACCAGGGGTTGAGTTCAGGTCTGTGCAGGACCTGAACAAGGAAAGCACCCGCAAGGAACTTGGTCAGGAAGAATTCCTGAAACTGATGACGACCCAGTTACAGAACCAGGACCCGTTCAAGCCAATGGAGAATGGTGACTTCCTGGCGCAGATCGCCCAGTTCTCCACCGTAGAAGGTATTGGCAATCTGAATACCGGGTTTGAAGAACTGAGTTCATCACTGGTATCGAATCAGGCATTACAGGCTTCCAATCTGATCGGCAGGTCCGTACTCGCCCCGACCGGGGTAGCCTCACTGGATCAGGGTGGAACTATTCGTGGTACAGCACAGATACCTGCAGCCAGTAGTGATGTGACCGTAAGCGTCTTTGACCAGGCGGGCCAGGTGGTTCGTCGTATCAACCTGGGATCGCAGGCTGCCGGTGATGTCGAGTTCCAGTGGGACGGACTGCGCGACGATGGCCAGTACGCTACACCGGGTAATTATTTTGTGTCTGCTGAAGCCAGTGTTGATGGCCGCAACGAAGCGGTTGAAACACTGCTGGCTTCAGAAGTCAGAAGTGTCACATTAAGCAACAGCGGTGGGCTGTTGCTGGATCTTGATGGTATCGGGTCGATGGACTTCAACGAAGTCCGGCAGATCCTGTAA
- the flgC gene encoding flagellar basal body rod protein FlgC has protein sequence MSLFNIFSISGSAMSAESLRLNTTASNLANAQSIGSSEATTYRAKNPVFAAMMQSLQGDNVSFGVEVKGVVDSTTPLETRYQPEHPMANEEGYVFLPNVNVVDEMANMISASRAYQSNVEVLNTSKQLMMATLRLGQ, from the coding sequence ATGTCCCTGTTTAATATCTTTAGTATTTCCGGTTCGGCCATGAGCGCCGAGTCGCTGCGACTGAACACTACAGCCAGCAACCTGGCAAACGCCCAGAGTATCGGTAGCAGCGAAGCTACTACCTACCGTGCCAAGAACCCGGTATTTGCCGCAATGATGCAGTCATTGCAGGGCGACAATGTCAGCTTCGGTGTCGAGGTAAAGGGTGTCGTAGACAGTACAACACCGCTTGAAACGCGTTACCAGCCTGAGCACCCCATGGCAAATGAGGAAGGTTATGTCTTTCTCCCGAATGTCAACGTTGTGGATGAAATGGCAAACATGATTTCCGCCTCGCGCGCCTACCAGAGCAACGTCGAGGTACTGAATACATCCAAGCAGCTGATGATGGCGACGCTGCGGCTTGGTCAGTAA
- the flgB gene encoding flagellar basal body rod protein FlgB: MPNIIDKAIGIMPEHLSVYGKRSSLLASNIANANTPGYKARDIDFRAALAQAGGEQMALKTTRGNHIADAGSTMSGPEILYRTPLQPSLDGNTVDSQQEKARFTENAIRYQSTLTFLGGKFTSLKLAIKGE; encoded by the coding sequence ATGCCGAACATCATCGACAAAGCAATCGGAATCATGCCTGAGCACCTTTCGGTGTACGGCAAGCGTTCCAGTCTTCTGGCATCCAATATTGCAAATGCCAATACCCCTGGCTACAAGGCGCGGGATATAGATTTCAGGGCTGCGCTTGCGCAGGCCGGTGGAGAGCAGATGGCCCTCAAAACAACACGCGGCAATCACATTGCTGATGCCGGCAGCACTATGTCTGGTCCGGAAATACTCTATCGCACACCACTACAACCGTCGCTTGATGGTAATACCGTCGATTCCCAGCAGGAGAAAGCCCGGTTTACCGAAAATGCTATCCGTTACCAGTCAACACTGACTTTTCTTGGCGGTAAATTCACCAGCCTGAAACTGGCCATCAAGGGAGAATGA
- a CDS encoding CheR family methyltransferase, with amino-acid sequence MPLSSIRPSEYEEFRRFLEDACGILLGENKHYLVQSRLGKLVRENAQGGLGELVIKLRAERQGGVLRERVIEAMTTNETFWFRDRHPFTILEETVLPDLSERRTRNVRIWSAACSTGQEPYSISMAVQQYLSRNTAALSDVKIMATDISTAVLEEAKAAYYDTMQLARGLDNDMKQRYFERDASHWEERWQVRREIRQRVQFTLVNLQGSYSSLGKFDIVFCRNVLIYFSGDSKKDILSRMAGALNPGGYLFLGASESISQYSDAFEMVRCPSGTVYRKK; translated from the coding sequence TTGCCACTGTCGAGTATCAGGCCCAGCGAATATGAAGAATTCCGCCGTTTTCTGGAAGACGCGTGTGGTATATTGCTGGGTGAAAACAAGCATTACCTTGTACAGAGCCGGCTGGGAAAACTGGTTCGTGAGAATGCGCAGGGCGGACTTGGCGAACTGGTCATAAAGCTACGCGCGGAGCGGCAGGGGGGTGTGCTGCGCGAGCGTGTGATAGAGGCCATGACGACCAACGAAACCTTCTGGTTCCGTGACAGGCATCCTTTCACGATTCTGGAAGAGACAGTTCTCCCGGACCTGTCGGAACGACGCACGAGGAATGTGCGTATCTGGTCTGCCGCCTGTTCAACCGGGCAGGAGCCCTACTCGATCAGTATGGCGGTTCAGCAGTACCTGTCGCGAAATACCGCTGCACTGTCCGATGTGAAAATCATGGCGACAGATATTTCTACCGCTGTCCTTGAAGAGGCAAAGGCAGCTTACTACGATACTATGCAGCTTGCCCGTGGTCTGGATAATGATATGAAGCAGCGTTATTTCGAGCGCGATGCCTCTCATTGGGAAGAACGTTGGCAGGTTCGCAGGGAAATCCGCCAGCGAGTGCAATTCACGCTGGTTAATCTGCAAGGCAGTTACAGCTCGCTGGGCAAGTTCGATATTGTTTTCTGCCGCAATGTCCTGATCTATTTTTCCGGTGACTCCAAGAAGGACATCCTGTCTCGCATGGCAGGTGCACTGAATCCAGGGGGGTACCTTTTCCTTGGTGCCTCTGAATCCATTTCACAGTACTCGGATGCTTTCGAAATGGTTCGCTGCCCCTCAGGTACGGTGTACCGGAAAAAGTAA
- a CDS encoding chemotaxis protein CheV gives MSGVLANVDLRTQLAGHNRLELLLFRLAGKQLFGINVFKVQEVIQCPHLTSIPDSHSVVRGIANMRGRTITVMDLDRAVGGAGVENPEENFVVVTEYNQYVQGFLVGGVDRIVNMNWSEILPPPQGIGDDNYLTAVTRVEGELVEIIDVEKVLAEVIGWNEEVSQEFIEEAENQDDERKPVVLVADDSSVARNQIKRTLDKLGIECVLAMDGKRALEQLQQWAGDEVDIPLHERIFMVISDIEMPEMDGYTFTTEVRRDPRLENLHILLHTSLSGVFNNAMVEKVGANDFIAKFQPDVLAKTVLNRLKLWRDEKTAC, from the coding sequence ATGAGCGGTGTTTTGGCTAATGTTGATCTGCGTACCCAGCTGGCTGGGCATAATCGGCTGGAATTACTGTTGTTCCGCCTTGCGGGAAAGCAGTTGTTCGGAATCAACGTGTTCAAGGTCCAGGAAGTCATTCAGTGTCCACACCTGACCAGTATTCCGGATTCACACTCAGTAGTGCGTGGAATTGCCAATATGCGGGGTCGCACGATCACTGTGATGGATCTCGATCGGGCCGTAGGTGGCGCAGGAGTGGAAAATCCTGAGGAAAATTTCGTCGTAGTTACAGAATATAATCAGTATGTACAGGGCTTCCTGGTCGGTGGTGTTGATCGCATTGTAAATATGAACTGGTCAGAAATTTTGCCACCGCCGCAGGGAATCGGTGATGATAACTACCTGACAGCAGTGACCAGGGTAGAAGGTGAGCTGGTCGAGATTATCGATGTCGAAAAAGTGCTTGCAGAAGTGATCGGCTGGAACGAGGAAGTCTCGCAGGAGTTTATCGAGGAAGCAGAAAACCAGGATGATGAACGCAAACCAGTTGTACTGGTCGCAGATGATTCTTCGGTTGCGCGTAACCAGATCAAACGGACACTCGACAAGCTCGGTATAGAGTGTGTGCTGGCCATGGATGGTAAGCGGGCTCTGGAACAGTTGCAGCAGTGGGCAGGCGATGAAGTGGATATACCGCTGCACGAACGGATCTTTATGGTGATCTCTGACATCGAGATGCCTGAGATGGACGGGTATACGTTTACAACCGAAGTGCGCAGGGATCCACGTCTTGAAAATTTACATATCTTGTTACATACCTCTCTGAGTGGTGTTTTTAACAATGCCATGGTCGAGAAGGTCGGTGCCAATGATTTCATAGCCAAGTTCCAGCCCGATGTACTCGCCAAGACAGTGCTTAACCGGCTCAAGTTGTGGCGTGACGAAAAAACAGCCTGCTAG
- the flgA gene encoding flagellar basal body P-ring formation chaperone FlgA: MAHELQFHAITLEQRMGNTMNRSDFIRVFMLLAISALHSPVILAGQPATAWQDRAAIRTTAESYLQAITREQHNARTEIHLGQLDPRLRLKACHSPLESYTPSGSRPTGNTTVGVRCPDEAGWNIYISARIDVFAPVLVARQPLVRGARVQASDLEYRERNLANLNYGYYTDTGAVDGMVIKRMVSAADVITPQMVEAPKLVRRGEQVIVVAESGNLSIRSSGKALNDGKSGDVVRIEAAGSRRIVDGIVVSQGVVKVTL, translated from the coding sequence ATGGCACACGAATTGCAATTCCACGCTATAACACTCGAACAGAGAATGGGGAATACCATGAACCGATCAGATTTCATCCGGGTTTTCATGCTGTTGGCTATTAGTGCATTACACAGCCCGGTCATCCTGGCCGGACAACCGGCAACTGCGTGGCAAGACCGTGCCGCTATCCGCACCACGGCGGAAAGCTACCTGCAGGCCATTACACGTGAACAGCACAATGCACGCACCGAAATCCATCTTGGGCAACTCGATCCGCGCCTGCGTCTGAAAGCCTGCCATTCACCGCTGGAAAGTTACACGCCATCCGGCAGCCGGCCAACCGGCAACACCACTGTAGGGGTACGCTGTCCGGACGAAGCTGGATGGAATATCTATATATCTGCACGCATTGATGTTTTCGCCCCGGTACTGGTTGCTCGCCAACCCCTTGTGCGTGGTGCCAGAGTACAGGCCTCCGACCTGGAATACCGGGAACGCAACCTGGCCAACCTGAACTACGGCTACTATACCGATACCGGCGCTGTCGACGGCATGGTCATCAAGCGCATGGTGTCTGCAGCGGACGTGATCACACCACAGATGGTAGAAGCACCGAAGCTGGTACGACGTGGCGAACAGGTCATTGTAGTGGCAGAATCGGGCAATCTGAGCATCCGCAGCAGCGGTAAGGCGCTCAACGATGGTAAATCCGGCGATGTTGTCCGTATCGAGGCAGCTGGCTCTCGACGGATCGTTGATGGTATTGTTGTTTCACAGGGCGTCGTAAAAGTGACGCTTTAG
- the flgM gene encoding flagellar biosynthesis anti-sigma factor FlgM, which translates to MEIDNSRVATLVTSDSGQGKPVEKQDNSQSGPASGKASTGSSTADSVNLTGQARQLQMLEAQIAREPVVDTQRVQAVHAAVENGTFTINPERIADKMISLEQALTDMR; encoded by the coding sequence ATGGAGATAGATAACAGCCGAGTAGCAACGCTGGTGACATCGGACAGCGGGCAAGGTAAACCGGTTGAAAAACAGGATAACAGTCAGTCCGGCCCGGCATCCGGTAAAGCCAGCACCGGCAGTTCAACCGCCGACAGCGTCAATCTGACGGGGCAGGCACGGCAACTGCAGATGTTAGAAGCGCAGATTGCCAGAGAACCGGTGGTCGACACCCAGCGTGTCCAGGCCGTCCATGCGGCAGTTGAAAACGGGACCTTTACCATTAACCCGGAACGCATTGCAGACAAGATGATCAGCCTTGAGCAGGCACTCACCGATATGAGGTAG
- a CDS encoding flagella synthesis protein FlgN — MHSEGNRHPLETTLAQEVECSRQLMGCLDSERSALIERDLDALETTTQQKLDCSQQLEQLETRRGSLVESLGFENTPDSLQRCFKTLPCAERLSTLWQQVLGNIESCRATNLSNGSILESGRQHVEQALCILRGQTGAPSVYAQDGETRANLGQRELGKV; from the coding sequence ATGCACAGCGAAGGGAATCGACATCCACTGGAAACCACATTGGCGCAGGAAGTCGAGTGCAGCCGGCAACTGATGGGGTGCCTGGATTCCGAGCGTAGCGCGCTGATTGAACGTGATCTGGATGCGCTTGAAACGACCACGCAGCAAAAACTGGACTGCAGCCAGCAACTTGAGCAACTTGAAACCCGGCGTGGCTCGCTGGTTGAATCACTGGGTTTCGAAAATACCCCCGACAGCCTGCAGCGCTGTTTTAAAACACTTCCCTGCGCCGAACGACTCTCCACCCTGTGGCAGCAAGTCCTGGGCAATATAGAATCCTGCCGGGCCACCAACCTCAGCAACGGAAGTATCCTGGAATCCGGACGCCAGCACGTTGAACAGGCGCTTTGCATTCTGCGCGGACAGACCGGTGCCCCGTCTGTCTATGCACAGGACGGCGAAACACGGGCAAATCTCGGCCAACGGGAACTCGGAAAAGTCTGA
- a CDS encoding flagellar brake protein, with protein MPATLTHALQGEAHNSGEETVTSRCMIIATLHQLKAEHELLSVRVSGCPDTASSAILGIKEDQDCYYLDELNLPISHKAFLKKRKAVIHCRLQGMEVRIPCKLLKASSDKGIALYKIGLPKRIVRIQRREHFRLRLNAGLVIPVTVPRLEGHCASGEAFDLSAGGVGAFIHTSDVPSRGQILSEVAIALPQAPSFKTSIEIRFARVDEIHHSLRIGGRFVSLDKNQERIIAHFLAEQQRKRRRHNPV; from the coding sequence ATGCCAGCGACACTGACACATGCACTTCAGGGGGAAGCGCACAACAGCGGTGAAGAAACTGTCACCAGCCGTTGCATGATTATCGCCACCCTGCACCAGCTCAAGGCAGAACACGAACTGCTCAGTGTGCGCGTGTCCGGCTGCCCCGACACCGCAAGCAGCGCGATTCTCGGCATCAAGGAAGACCAGGACTGTTACTACCTGGATGAACTCAATCTGCCAATATCCCACAAGGCATTCCTGAAGAAACGTAAAGCGGTCATTCATTGCCGGCTGCAGGGTATGGAGGTGCGTATCCCTTGCAAACTGCTCAAGGCGAGCAGCGACAAGGGTATTGCGCTGTACAAAATCGGCCTGCCGAAGCGCATTGTCCGAATACAACGGCGCGAACACTTCCGCCTGCGCCTGAATGCCGGACTAGTGATACCTGTTACCGTCCCGCGCCTTGAAGGACATTGTGCATCGGGAGAGGCCTTCGACCTGTCTGCCGGAGGTGTAGGTGCGTTCATACACACAAGCGATGTCCCCAGCCGCGGCCAGATCCTTTCCGAAGTGGCTATTGCCCTGCCGCAAGCTCCGTCTTTCAAGACAAGTATAGAAATTCGCTTTGCACGGGTTGACGAAATACACCATTCACTCAGAATCGGTGGCCGCTTCGTCAGCCTGGACAAAAACCAGGAACGCATCATCGCTCACTTTCTCGCCGAACAACAACGCAAGCGAAGGCGTCACAACCCCGTCTGA